Proteins from one Mercurialis annua linkage group LG7, ddMerAnnu1.2, whole genome shotgun sequence genomic window:
- the LOC126656513 gene encoding uncharacterized protein LOC126656513 translates to MSTTTNLISCNFTSLPLLHKKTPKLKSFLKSQVINQPNSLTFKCNSNFFKPNFCKTSILPCRKRNGFFVVCKSVVDSKDSDKDPVFNDKEKEGRDWTTSILLFVLWGALIYYVFNLAPNQTPSTDMYFLEKLLNLKGDDGFEMNQVMVSLWYIMGLWPLMYSMILLPTGRSSNSKVPVWPFLLLSCFGGAYALLPYFVLWKPPPPPVEESELGKWPLNFLDSKLTAGISLAAGLGLFIYAGLANGDVWKEFYQYFRGSKFIHVMTIDFTLLSAFAPFWVYNDMTARKWYDKGSWLLPISLVPVLGPALYLVLRPSLSDMPVSVGPPSSENE, encoded by the exons ATGTCAACTACCACTAACCTCATCTCCTGCAACTTCACTTCTCTTCCTCTACTCCACAAAAAAACTCCAAAGCTCAAATCTTTTCTTAAATCCCAAGTCATTAACCAACCCAATTCACTAACTTTTAAGTGCAATTCCAACTTTTTCAAACCCAATTTCTGTAAAACTTCAATTTTGCCTTGTAGAAAAAGAAATGGTTTTTTTGTAGTGTGTAAAAGTGTAGTAGATTCTAAAGATTCTGATAAAGATCCAGTCTTTAATGATAAAGAGAAAGAAGGGAGAGATTGGACTACTTCTATTTTGCTTTTTGTGCTTTGGGGTGCTCTTATTTATTATGTTTTCAATCTTGCCCCTAATCAGACCCCT TCAACAGATATGTATTTCTTGGAAAAGCTGCTTAATTTGAAGGGGGATGATGGATTTGAGATGAATCAGGTGATGGTATCTTTATGGTACATTATGGGTTTATGGCCTTTAATGTACAGCATGATTCTACTTCCGACTGGCAGAAG CTCTAATAGTAAAGTTCCAGTTTGGCCGTTCCTTTTACTCTCATGCTTTGGCGGTGCATATGCTCTTCTTCCCTATTTTGTTCTTTGGAAACCACCGCCACCGCCTGTTGAAGAAAGTGAGCTGGGAAAATGGCCTCTTAATTTTCTAGATTCAAAGTTGACTGCCGGG ATATCACTTGCTGCCGGACTAGGCCTATTCATCTATGCAGGTTTAGCAAATGGCGATGTCTGGAAGGAGTTCTATCAATATTTCAGAGGAAGCAAATTT ATTCACGTCATGACAATTGATTTCACCCTATTATCTGCATTTGCTCCTTTCTGGGTTTACAATGATATGACTGCCAGAAAATG GTACGATAAAGGATCTTGGCTTCTACCTATATCATTGGTGCCAGTCTTGGGTCCTGCACTATACCTGGTTCTGAGACCTTCATTATCAGATATGCCGGTTTCAGTTGGGCCACCGTCGTCAGAAAATGAGTAA
- the LOC126656508 gene encoding long chain acyl-CoA synthetase 8 isoform X1 → MEDSGSSDHSSVSTGYGTYGTVGSVVVVILIPLLISVVFVGKKKVMKVRGVPVEVGDREGYTIRNAKHPSLLEVPWEGATTMAALFEQSCKKHSQYRFLGVRKQISREFIEAGDGSGKKFEKLHLGEYEWQTYGQVFDRACNFASGLIGLGHDQDARAAIFSDTRAEWFIALQGCMRQNVTVVTIYSSLGDEALIHSLNETQVQTLICDSKLLKKLAAISSKLTAIKNIIYFEDGESAIPESMSDWTVSSISEVEKLGKDKPLPPSLPSKNAVAVIMYTSGSTGLPKGVIITHGNIVATTAGVMSVIPKIGTNDVYMAYLPLAHVLELAAECVMLTSGCAIGYSSALTLTDTSNKIKKGTKGDASVLKPTLMAAVPAILDRVREGVQKKVDAKGGLAKQLFNIAYKRRLEAIEGSWFGAWGPERMLWDSIVFKPVRAVLGGQVRFMLCGGAPLSGDSQRFINICMGAIIGQAYGLTETCAGGTFSEWDDTSVGRVGPPLPCCYTKLVSWKEGSYLTSDKPMPRGEIVIGGHSITSGYFNNEEKTNEVYKVDDSGMRWFYTGDIGRIHPDGCVEIIDRKKDIVKLQHGEYVSLGKVEASLVSSSYVDNIMVYADPLKNYCVTLVVPSHQALEKWAREAGIEYQNFSELCDKKEAVAEVLQSLSKAGKASKLDKFEIPVKVKLLPEPWTPESGLVTAALKIKREQLKAKFKEELQKLYE, encoded by the exons ATGGAAGACTCAGGGTCTAGTGATCACTCGTCTGTAAGTACAGGATATGGAACTTATGGAACTGTTGGTTCTGTTGTTGTTGTTATTCTTATACCTTTATTGATATCTGTTGTGTTTGTGGGGAAGAAGAAGGTTATGAAGGTACGAGGAGTTCCCGTAGAAGTTGGCGACAGGGAAGGTTATACCATTAGAAATGCTAAACATCCGAGCTTGCTCGAAGTCCCTTGGGAGGGGGCAACTACCATGGCCGCGTTGTTTGAGCAGTCTTGTAAAAAGCATTCGCAATATCGGTTTCTTGGAGTTAGGAAGCAAATTAGCCGGGAATTTATTGAAGCTGGTGACGGTAGTGGTAAGAAGTTTGAGAAGCTGCATTTGGGAGAGTATGAATGGCAAACTTATGGTCAAGTGTTTGATCGTGCTTGCAATTTTGCTTCTGGGCTTATTGGATTGGGCCATGATCAGGATGCTCGTGCTGCAATTTTTTCCGATACTCGAGCAGAATGGTTCATTGCCTTACAG GGATGTATGCGGCAAAATGTTACTGTTGTTACTATATATTCTTCACTTGGTGATGAGGCCCTAATCCATTCACTCAACGAG ACTCAAGTGCAAACCTTGATTTGTGATTCCAAGCTATTGAAAAAGTTGGCTGCTATAAGCTCAAAATTAACGGCAATTAAGAATATAATTTACTTCGAAGATGGGGAAAGTGCTATCCCTGAAAGTATGAGCGACTGGACAGTTTCATCTATTTCTGAAGTTGAGAAACTGGGAAAAGATAAACCTCTTCCTCCAAGTCTACCTTCCAAGAATGCAGTTGCTGTTATCATGTATACAAGTGGCAGCACAGGCCTACCTaag GGAGTTATAATTACTCATGGCAACATTGTAGCCACCACTGCAGGCGTTATGTCAGTAATCCCAAAAATTGGTACGAACGATGTTTATATGGCGTACTTGCCCCTAGCACATGTTCTTGAACTGGCCGCTGAG TGTGTAATGTTAACTTCAGGCTGTGCAATTGGCTATAGTTCCGCATTGACTTTAACAGACACGTCCAATAAAATCAAGAAAGGAACCAAAGGAGATGCTTCTGTTCTAAAGCCAACTCTCATGGCTGCAGTTCCAGCTATACTAGATCGTGTCCGGGAAGGAGTTCAGAAAAAG GTTGATGCGAAGGGGGGACTAGCAAAACAGCTTTTCAACATTGCATATAAGCGACGGCTGGAAGCCATAGAAGGAAGCTGGTTTGGTGCTTGGGGACCAGAGAGAATGCTCTGGGATTCTATTGTTTTCAAACCAGTTCGTGCAGTACTTGGTGGACAAGTTCGATTCATGCTTTGTGGTGGAGCTCCTTTATCCGGGGATTCTCAGCGGTTCATCAACATCTGTATGGG GGCTATCATTGGCCAGGCTTACGGCTTGACAGAAACATGTGCAGGAGGTACCTTTTCTGAGTGGGATGACACGTCTGTGGGCCGTGTTGGACCTCCTCTTCCTTGTTGCTATACCAAG CTTGTGTCTTGGAAAGAGGGTAGTTATTTGACATCTGACAAGCCAATGCCCCGAGGAGAGATTGTAATCGGGGGACACAGTATAACTTCTGGTTACTTTAATAATGAAGAAAAGACTAACGAGGTCTACAAG GTTGATGATAGTGGCATGCGTTGGTTTTACACAGGTGATATTGGACGCATTCACCCTGATGGTTGCGTTGAAATTATTGATAGGAAGAAGGATATTGTCAAACTTCAACATGGTGAATATGTCTCCCTCGGAAAG GTTGAGGCATCATTGGTATCGAGTAGCTATGTAGATAATATAATGGTATACGCAGATCCCTTGAAGAACTATTGTGTTACTCTAGTGGTCCCATCACATCAAGCACTCGAGAAATGGGCCAGGGAAGCTGGTATAGAATACCAGAATTTTTCAGAGCTCTGTGACAAGAAAGAAGCTGTTGCTGAGGTTCTACAATCTCTTTCCAAG GCAGGGAAAGCTTCGAAACTGGACAAGTTTGAAATTCCTGTGAAGGTGAAGCTGCTACCGGAACCATGGACGCCGGAGTCCGGCTTAGTTACAGCTGCTCTCAAAATAAAGAGGGAACAGCTGAAAGCCAAATTTAAAGAAGAGCTCCAAAAGCTTTACGAGTGA
- the LOC126656508 gene encoding long chain acyl-CoA synthetase 8 isoform X2: MEDSGSSDHSSKKVMKVRGVPVEVGDREGYTIRNAKHPSLLEVPWEGATTMAALFEQSCKKHSQYRFLGVRKQISREFIEAGDGSGKKFEKLHLGEYEWQTYGQVFDRACNFASGLIGLGHDQDARAAIFSDTRAEWFIALQGCMRQNVTVVTIYSSLGDEALIHSLNETQVQTLICDSKLLKKLAAISSKLTAIKNIIYFEDGESAIPESMSDWTVSSISEVEKLGKDKPLPPSLPSKNAVAVIMYTSGSTGLPKGVIITHGNIVATTAGVMSVIPKIGTNDVYMAYLPLAHVLELAAECVMLTSGCAIGYSSALTLTDTSNKIKKGTKGDASVLKPTLMAAVPAILDRVREGVQKKVDAKGGLAKQLFNIAYKRRLEAIEGSWFGAWGPERMLWDSIVFKPVRAVLGGQVRFMLCGGAPLSGDSQRFINICMGAIIGQAYGLTETCAGGTFSEWDDTSVGRVGPPLPCCYTKLVSWKEGSYLTSDKPMPRGEIVIGGHSITSGYFNNEEKTNEVYKVDDSGMRWFYTGDIGRIHPDGCVEIIDRKKDIVKLQHGEYVSLGKVEASLVSSSYVDNIMVYADPLKNYCVTLVVPSHQALEKWAREAGIEYQNFSELCDKKEAVAEVLQSLSKAGKASKLDKFEIPVKVKLLPEPWTPESGLVTAALKIKREQLKAKFKEELQKLYE; the protein is encoded by the exons ATGGAAGACTCAGGGTCTAGTGATCACTCGTCT AAGAAGGTTATGAAGGTACGAGGAGTTCCCGTAGAAGTTGGCGACAGGGAAGGTTATACCATTAGAAATGCTAAACATCCGAGCTTGCTCGAAGTCCCTTGGGAGGGGGCAACTACCATGGCCGCGTTGTTTGAGCAGTCTTGTAAAAAGCATTCGCAATATCGGTTTCTTGGAGTTAGGAAGCAAATTAGCCGGGAATTTATTGAAGCTGGTGACGGTAGTGGTAAGAAGTTTGAGAAGCTGCATTTGGGAGAGTATGAATGGCAAACTTATGGTCAAGTGTTTGATCGTGCTTGCAATTTTGCTTCTGGGCTTATTGGATTGGGCCATGATCAGGATGCTCGTGCTGCAATTTTTTCCGATACTCGAGCAGAATGGTTCATTGCCTTACAG GGATGTATGCGGCAAAATGTTACTGTTGTTACTATATATTCTTCACTTGGTGATGAGGCCCTAATCCATTCACTCAACGAG ACTCAAGTGCAAACCTTGATTTGTGATTCCAAGCTATTGAAAAAGTTGGCTGCTATAAGCTCAAAATTAACGGCAATTAAGAATATAATTTACTTCGAAGATGGGGAAAGTGCTATCCCTGAAAGTATGAGCGACTGGACAGTTTCATCTATTTCTGAAGTTGAGAAACTGGGAAAAGATAAACCTCTTCCTCCAAGTCTACCTTCCAAGAATGCAGTTGCTGTTATCATGTATACAAGTGGCAGCACAGGCCTACCTaag GGAGTTATAATTACTCATGGCAACATTGTAGCCACCACTGCAGGCGTTATGTCAGTAATCCCAAAAATTGGTACGAACGATGTTTATATGGCGTACTTGCCCCTAGCACATGTTCTTGAACTGGCCGCTGAG TGTGTAATGTTAACTTCAGGCTGTGCAATTGGCTATAGTTCCGCATTGACTTTAACAGACACGTCCAATAAAATCAAGAAAGGAACCAAAGGAGATGCTTCTGTTCTAAAGCCAACTCTCATGGCTGCAGTTCCAGCTATACTAGATCGTGTCCGGGAAGGAGTTCAGAAAAAG GTTGATGCGAAGGGGGGACTAGCAAAACAGCTTTTCAACATTGCATATAAGCGACGGCTGGAAGCCATAGAAGGAAGCTGGTTTGGTGCTTGGGGACCAGAGAGAATGCTCTGGGATTCTATTGTTTTCAAACCAGTTCGTGCAGTACTTGGTGGACAAGTTCGATTCATGCTTTGTGGTGGAGCTCCTTTATCCGGGGATTCTCAGCGGTTCATCAACATCTGTATGGG GGCTATCATTGGCCAGGCTTACGGCTTGACAGAAACATGTGCAGGAGGTACCTTTTCTGAGTGGGATGACACGTCTGTGGGCCGTGTTGGACCTCCTCTTCCTTGTTGCTATACCAAG CTTGTGTCTTGGAAAGAGGGTAGTTATTTGACATCTGACAAGCCAATGCCCCGAGGAGAGATTGTAATCGGGGGACACAGTATAACTTCTGGTTACTTTAATAATGAAGAAAAGACTAACGAGGTCTACAAG GTTGATGATAGTGGCATGCGTTGGTTTTACACAGGTGATATTGGACGCATTCACCCTGATGGTTGCGTTGAAATTATTGATAGGAAGAAGGATATTGTCAAACTTCAACATGGTGAATATGTCTCCCTCGGAAAG GTTGAGGCATCATTGGTATCGAGTAGCTATGTAGATAATATAATGGTATACGCAGATCCCTTGAAGAACTATTGTGTTACTCTAGTGGTCCCATCACATCAAGCACTCGAGAAATGGGCCAGGGAAGCTGGTATAGAATACCAGAATTTTTCAGAGCTCTGTGACAAGAAAGAAGCTGTTGCTGAGGTTCTACAATCTCTTTCCAAG GCAGGGAAAGCTTCGAAACTGGACAAGTTTGAAATTCCTGTGAAGGTGAAGCTGCTACCGGAACCATGGACGCCGGAGTCCGGCTTAGTTACAGCTGCTCTCAAAATAAAGAGGGAACAGCTGAAAGCCAAATTTAAAGAAGAGCTCCAAAAGCTTTACGAGTGA
- the LOC126656508 gene encoding long chain acyl-CoA synthetase 8 isoform X3, whose translation MEDSGSSDHSSKVMKVRGVPVEVGDREGYTIRNAKHPSLLEVPWEGATTMAALFEQSCKKHSQYRFLGVRKQISREFIEAGDGSGKKFEKLHLGEYEWQTYGQVFDRACNFASGLIGLGHDQDARAAIFSDTRAEWFIALQGCMRQNVTVVTIYSSLGDEALIHSLNETQVQTLICDSKLLKKLAAISSKLTAIKNIIYFEDGESAIPESMSDWTVSSISEVEKLGKDKPLPPSLPSKNAVAVIMYTSGSTGLPKGVIITHGNIVATTAGVMSVIPKIGTNDVYMAYLPLAHVLELAAECVMLTSGCAIGYSSALTLTDTSNKIKKGTKGDASVLKPTLMAAVPAILDRVREGVQKKVDAKGGLAKQLFNIAYKRRLEAIEGSWFGAWGPERMLWDSIVFKPVRAVLGGQVRFMLCGGAPLSGDSQRFINICMGAIIGQAYGLTETCAGGTFSEWDDTSVGRVGPPLPCCYTKLVSWKEGSYLTSDKPMPRGEIVIGGHSITSGYFNNEEKTNEVYKVDDSGMRWFYTGDIGRIHPDGCVEIIDRKKDIVKLQHGEYVSLGKVEASLVSSSYVDNIMVYADPLKNYCVTLVVPSHQALEKWAREAGIEYQNFSELCDKKEAVAEVLQSLSKAGKASKLDKFEIPVKVKLLPEPWTPESGLVTAALKIKREQLKAKFKEELQKLYE comes from the exons ATGGAAGACTCAGGGTCTAGTGATCACTCGTCT AAGGTTATGAAGGTACGAGGAGTTCCCGTAGAAGTTGGCGACAGGGAAGGTTATACCATTAGAAATGCTAAACATCCGAGCTTGCTCGAAGTCCCTTGGGAGGGGGCAACTACCATGGCCGCGTTGTTTGAGCAGTCTTGTAAAAAGCATTCGCAATATCGGTTTCTTGGAGTTAGGAAGCAAATTAGCCGGGAATTTATTGAAGCTGGTGACGGTAGTGGTAAGAAGTTTGAGAAGCTGCATTTGGGAGAGTATGAATGGCAAACTTATGGTCAAGTGTTTGATCGTGCTTGCAATTTTGCTTCTGGGCTTATTGGATTGGGCCATGATCAGGATGCTCGTGCTGCAATTTTTTCCGATACTCGAGCAGAATGGTTCATTGCCTTACAG GGATGTATGCGGCAAAATGTTACTGTTGTTACTATATATTCTTCACTTGGTGATGAGGCCCTAATCCATTCACTCAACGAG ACTCAAGTGCAAACCTTGATTTGTGATTCCAAGCTATTGAAAAAGTTGGCTGCTATAAGCTCAAAATTAACGGCAATTAAGAATATAATTTACTTCGAAGATGGGGAAAGTGCTATCCCTGAAAGTATGAGCGACTGGACAGTTTCATCTATTTCTGAAGTTGAGAAACTGGGAAAAGATAAACCTCTTCCTCCAAGTCTACCTTCCAAGAATGCAGTTGCTGTTATCATGTATACAAGTGGCAGCACAGGCCTACCTaag GGAGTTATAATTACTCATGGCAACATTGTAGCCACCACTGCAGGCGTTATGTCAGTAATCCCAAAAATTGGTACGAACGATGTTTATATGGCGTACTTGCCCCTAGCACATGTTCTTGAACTGGCCGCTGAG TGTGTAATGTTAACTTCAGGCTGTGCAATTGGCTATAGTTCCGCATTGACTTTAACAGACACGTCCAATAAAATCAAGAAAGGAACCAAAGGAGATGCTTCTGTTCTAAAGCCAACTCTCATGGCTGCAGTTCCAGCTATACTAGATCGTGTCCGGGAAGGAGTTCAGAAAAAG GTTGATGCGAAGGGGGGACTAGCAAAACAGCTTTTCAACATTGCATATAAGCGACGGCTGGAAGCCATAGAAGGAAGCTGGTTTGGTGCTTGGGGACCAGAGAGAATGCTCTGGGATTCTATTGTTTTCAAACCAGTTCGTGCAGTACTTGGTGGACAAGTTCGATTCATGCTTTGTGGTGGAGCTCCTTTATCCGGGGATTCTCAGCGGTTCATCAACATCTGTATGGG GGCTATCATTGGCCAGGCTTACGGCTTGACAGAAACATGTGCAGGAGGTACCTTTTCTGAGTGGGATGACACGTCTGTGGGCCGTGTTGGACCTCCTCTTCCTTGTTGCTATACCAAG CTTGTGTCTTGGAAAGAGGGTAGTTATTTGACATCTGACAAGCCAATGCCCCGAGGAGAGATTGTAATCGGGGGACACAGTATAACTTCTGGTTACTTTAATAATGAAGAAAAGACTAACGAGGTCTACAAG GTTGATGATAGTGGCATGCGTTGGTTTTACACAGGTGATATTGGACGCATTCACCCTGATGGTTGCGTTGAAATTATTGATAGGAAGAAGGATATTGTCAAACTTCAACATGGTGAATATGTCTCCCTCGGAAAG GTTGAGGCATCATTGGTATCGAGTAGCTATGTAGATAATATAATGGTATACGCAGATCCCTTGAAGAACTATTGTGTTACTCTAGTGGTCCCATCACATCAAGCACTCGAGAAATGGGCCAGGGAAGCTGGTATAGAATACCAGAATTTTTCAGAGCTCTGTGACAAGAAAGAAGCTGTTGCTGAGGTTCTACAATCTCTTTCCAAG GCAGGGAAAGCTTCGAAACTGGACAAGTTTGAAATTCCTGTGAAGGTGAAGCTGCTACCGGAACCATGGACGCCGGAGTCCGGCTTAGTTACAGCTGCTCTCAAAATAAAGAGGGAACAGCTGAAAGCCAAATTTAAAGAAGAGCTCCAAAAGCTTTACGAGTGA